A genomic region of Chrysiogenia bacterium contains the following coding sequences:
- a CDS encoding glutathione S-transferase N-terminal domain-containing protein: MSHTTDVLTAFAGSTARLGVGTRVVGHARTPEKLLELYDFEACPFCRKAREALTLLDLPAMIYPCPKGGTRYRPQVKSEGGKAQFPYLKDPNTGRALYESGDIVDYLFETYGKPGARPPALLGVAPLANVGSFLASAVRPGSGAKVRPSRAPEKPLILYSFEASPFCRIVRETLCELEIAYELRNVGKGNASEFLPADQQEKRGIKPGTKNRQDFVAHSGKMMVPYLIDPNTGIEMFESADIKKYLLQTYGA, from the coding sequence ATGTCGCATACCACTGATGTCTTGACCGCATTTGCCGGAAGCACCGCGCGCCTGGGCGTTGGAACCCGCGTGGTCGGCCACGCCAGGACGCCCGAGAAACTGCTCGAACTCTACGACTTCGAGGCCTGCCCGTTCTGTCGCAAGGCACGCGAAGCGCTCACGCTGCTCGACCTGCCGGCCATGATCTATCCCTGCCCCAAGGGCGGGACGCGCTACCGTCCGCAGGTAAAGAGCGAGGGCGGCAAGGCGCAGTTCCCCTACCTCAAGGATCCCAACACCGGCCGCGCGCTGTACGAGTCCGGGGACATCGTCGATTATCTCTTCGAGACCTACGGCAAGCCCGGCGCCCGTCCGCCGGCGCTGCTGGGCGTGGCGCCGCTCGCCAACGTGGGCTCGTTCCTGGCCAGCGCCGTGCGCCCCGGCTCGGGTGCGAAGGTCCGCCCCTCGCGCGCGCCCGAGAAGCCGCTCATCCTCTATTCGTTTGAGGCGAGCCCCTTCTGCCGCATCGTCCGCGAGACGCTCTGCGAGCTGGAAATCGCCTACGAGCTGCGCAACGTGGGCAAGGGAAACGCGAGCGAGTTCCTGCCCGCCGACCAGCAGGAAAAGCGCGGCATCAAGCCCGGCACGAAGAACCGCCAGGACTTCGTCGCGCACTCGGGCAAGATGATGGTTCCCTACCTGATCGATCCCAACACCGGGATCGAGATGTTCGAGTCCGCTGATATCAAGAAGTATCTGCTGCAGACCTACGGGGCGTAG
- the moaA gene encoding GTP 3',8-cyclase MoaA — MSFSAPSEGLQLRVSLTQACAFRCPYCQPGGPVAAHPRSEMLSVAEIQRVVRHLANPDMFGGVRGVRFTGGEPLQRAECEDAVAAVAEIEGIEDIALTTNAEHLGARAQLLRNAGLTRINIHLDSLKEERFAELSGGKDLYTVLEAIAATKEAGLNPLKVNCVVMKGINDDEIIEFCEFAKRWELTVRFIELMNTGSAQAFFEKHFVAAGEIRERVAARYEIAPTEEPRGAMPAEEFRLVGTGAGVGFIASESEPFCGACNRLRLSADGRISRCLYEAGGIPLRELLRDENVNDEQLRDVLLGAIAGKRSHHPSFGKPGEKPFAMAEIGG, encoded by the coding sequence ATGAGTTTCTCCGCGCCAAGTGAAGGACTGCAGCTCCGGGTCTCCCTGACCCAGGCCTGCGCCTTTCGCTGCCCTTACTGCCAGCCCGGCGGGCCGGTGGCGGCGCACCCGCGCTCGGAGATGCTCAGCGTGGCGGAGATCCAGCGGGTCGTGCGGCACCTGGCAAACCCGGACATGTTCGGCGGTGTGCGCGGCGTGCGCTTTACCGGGGGCGAGCCCCTCCAGCGCGCCGAGTGCGAGGACGCCGTCGCGGCGGTTGCCGAGATCGAGGGCATCGAGGACATCGCACTCACCACCAACGCCGAGCACCTGGGCGCCCGCGCGCAGCTCCTGCGCAATGCAGGACTCACCCGCATCAACATCCACCTGGACTCCCTGAAGGAAGAGCGCTTTGCCGAACTCTCGGGCGGCAAGGATCTCTACACCGTTCTCGAAGCCATCGCCGCGACCAAGGAAGCGGGGCTCAACCCGCTCAAGGTCAACTGCGTGGTGATGAAGGGAATCAACGACGACGAGATCATCGAGTTCTGCGAATTCGCAAAGCGCTGGGAACTTACCGTGCGCTTCATCGAGCTGATGAACACCGGTTCTGCGCAGGCCTTCTTCGAAAAGCACTTCGTTGCCGCCGGAGAAATCCGCGAGCGCGTGGCCGCGCGCTACGAGATTGCCCCCACCGAAGAGCCCCGCGGCGCCATGCCCGCCGAGGAATTCCGGCTGGTGGGAACCGGCGCAGGCGTGGGCTTCATCGCATCGGAGAGCGAGCCCTTCTGCGGGGCCTGCAACCGCCTTCGCCTGAGCGCCGACGGACGCATCAGCCGCTGCCTGTACGAAGCCGGCGGCATCCCGCTGCGCGAGCTGCTGCGCGACGAAAACGTCAACGACGAACAGCTCCGCGACGTCCTGCTTGGCGCCATCGCCGGCAAACGATCCCACCATCCGAGCTTCGGAAAGCCCGGTGAGAAACCCTTCGCCATGGCCGAAATCGGCGGCTGA